In a genomic window of Diabrotica undecimpunctata isolate CICGRU chromosome 2, icDiaUnde3, whole genome shotgun sequence:
- the LOC140433782 gene encoding uncharacterized protein, whose amino-acid sequence MNTTTKFNEFVPNIDLTDVPEIKGTLHAVNNSKPTLYTTFCKFSSFTRLQRVIAYCNRYIYNLKNKENKRNGVLSATELIEAEQRIVKIIQLTFFQSEFKDLKHQKTVKNKAILKLNPFIDASGLIRVGGRLRNANVSYNQKFPLLLPTKCQVVRSLLEREHIRLLHTGPQNTLSSIRLTYWPLDGLREIKRIIYKCKNCYRFNARPAHQIMADLPKERFQVSRPFTNVTIDYGGPFQIKPSRLRRAPICKAYIAVFVCLVTKAVHIELVSSLSTEAFLLTLKRFISRRGIPKIIYSDNASNFLGARNQLKELYDFFMGADVLPTIKEFAASTLIEWKFIAPRSPHQGGIWEAAIKSCEYHLVRMMGNNIFTFEELTTILAQIEAVLNSRPLCPLSESPNDFSFLTPTHFLIGSSITSYPEKDISTRSENSL is encoded by the coding sequence ATGAACACAACCactaaatttaatgaatttgttCCAAATATTGATTTAACAGATGTTCCTGAAATAAAAGGTACTCTACACGCAGTAAATAATTCAAAACCTACTCTATATACAACTTTTTGTAAATTCTCATCTTTCACTCGGTTACAAAGAGTAATTGCATATTGCAATAGGTATAtttacaaccttaaaaataaagaaaacaaaagaaatggTGTACTTTCGGCTACCGAACTAATAGAAGCTGAGCAGAGAATAGTTAAAATCATTCAACTAACATTCTTTCAATCAGAATTTAAAGATTTAAAGCATCAGAAAACAGTCAAAAATAAGGCTATCTTAAAATTGAATCCATTTATAGACGCATCTGGTTTAATAAGAGTTGGTGGACGACTTCGCAACGCAAATGTTTCGTATAATCAAAAATTTCCACTTCTTCTTCCTACAAAATGCCAGGTAGTTAGATCGTTGCTTGAAAGAGAACACATTCGCCTATTGCACACAGGCCCTCAAAATACATTGTCAAGCATTAGACTCACTTATTGGCCTCTTGATGGACTGAGAGAAATCAAGAGGATCATCTACAAATGTAAGAACTGTTACAGATTTAACGCAAGACCAGCTCATCAAATAATGGCCGATCTACCCAAAGAACGGTTTCAGGTCTCTCGACCATTCACAAATGTCACTATCGACTACGGGGGCCCATTTCAAATAAAACCTTCAAGACTGCGACGTGCACCCATTTGTAAGGCTTATATAGCAGTATTTGTATGCCTCGTTACTAAGGCAGTCCATATAGAGCTAGTGTCCAGCCTTAGCACTGAAGCATTTCTACTAACGTTGAAAAGATTCATTTCACGTAGAGGTATCCCTAAAATCATTTATTCGGACAATGCGTCCAACTTTCTTGGAGCTCGTAATCAGTTAAAAGAGCTTTACGACTTTTTTATGGGAGCGGATGTCCTACCTACCATAAAAGAATTCGCAGCCTCAACATTAATTGAGTGGAAATTCATTGCACCTAGATCTCCACACCAGGGTGGAATTTGGGAAGCAGCTATAAAAAGCTGCGAGTATCATTTAGTAAGGATGATGGgcaataatatttttacattcgAGGAATTAACCACTATTTTGGCTCAAATAGAAGCTGTTTTAAATTCACGACCCCTCTGTCCATTGTCAGAAAGTCCAAATGATTTTTCGTTTCTAACACCTACTCATTTTCTCATCGGAAGCAGCATCACTTCCTATCCAGAGAAAGATATCTCGACAAGATCCGAAAATAGTTTGTAA
- the LOC140433781 gene encoding uncharacterized protein produces MKSTSNVSLNDIMLKGYTVQPDLFEILIRFRLYKYTLIADIEKMFRQIRINPKQTFLLNILWRNSPQEELKCKEKYPLAAEALENSCYVDDILHGANDIDTLYKTYKQLSMSLNSAGISLHKWSSNSSEFLDSISSESQKSNYVVKPGNSSNKVLGICWNSHSDMFSISLPDISSEPKYTKRQVLSIIASIFDPLGLINPITVSAKNLDMQLKLG; encoded by the coding sequence ATGAAATCAACCTCAAATGTGTCTCTCAACGATATTATGCTCAAAGGTTATACTGTACAACCTGATTTGTTCGAAATTCTAATTCGCTTTAGGCTGTACAAATATACTCTAATCGCAGACATCGAAAAAATGTTTAGGCAAATAAGAATTAACCCGAAACAAACATTTCTATTAAACATTCTGTGGCGCAATTCTCCGCAAGAAGAACTAAAATGTAAAGAGAAATACCCATTAGCTGCTGAAGCTCTAGAAAATTCTTGTTATGTAGATGATATCTTACATGGTGCAAATGATATCGACACTTTGTACAAGACTTATAAGCAACTTTCTATGAGTCTAAATTCTGCTGGAATATCACTCCATAAATGGAGTTCTAATTCTTCCGAGTTTCTCGATTCTATTTCCTCTGAATCCCAAAAATCTAATTATGTAGTAAAACCCGGTAATTCGTCAAATAAAGTTCTTGGAATATGTTGGAATTCTCATTCTGACATGTTCTCTATCTCTCTTCCTGACATTTCTAGTGAACCAAAATACACAAAAAGACAAGTTCTATCAATTATCGCGTCTATTTTTGATCCTCTTGGTCTAATAAATCCGATTACTGTATCTGCAAAAAATTTGGATATGCAACTTAAATTGGGATGA
- the LOC140433783 gene encoding uncharacterized protein, which yields MTARFYTRYRKITVIQCYAPTNRSLHEEKDIFYEQLEQTTQQVNQGDILIVMGDMNAKVGEDNINLETVMGKHGLGMMNENGERFTNFCSSHSLVIGGTIFPHKNIHKVTWTAPGHTRENQIDHIAISKRWRSSLFDVRNKRGADIASDHHLVIGTIKIKMAKNKTTRNTKRPTYNLDKLKTVPGRHMFREELQLKTREREINSWEDFADVLTEIAEDKLGKKEKDRKEWISDETWNLIEERKQRKKDILQARTVERRAHRQQEYQTINKSVKRKARRDKRRWAEELAKQAETAAQHNRTRELYQITRRLTQKGFNCSNIVRSKTGELLTTTDDQAER from the coding sequence ATGACTGCCAGATTTTATACCAGATACCGTAAGATAACAGTGATTCAATGCTATGCTCCCACAAACAGATCTCTCCACGAAGAAAAAGACATTTTCTACGAACAACTAGAACAAACGACCCAACAAGTAAACCAAGGTGACATACTAATAGTGATGGGCGATATGAACGCTAAAGTTGGAGAAGACAATATTAACTTAGAAACCGTAATGGGCAAACATGGCCTAGGAATGATGAATGAAAACGGAGAGCGCTTTACAAATTTTTGTTCCAGTCATAGTTTAGTTATTGGTGGAACGATCTTTccacataaaaatattcacaagGTAACATGGACTGCACCTGGCCATACAAGagaaaatcaaatagaccacatcgctATATCAAAAAGATGGAGATCATCTCTTTTTGATGTACGTAATAAAAGAGGAGCAGACATCGCAAGTGACCATCATCTCGTAATTGGTACCATTAAAATCAAGATGGCAAAAAACAAAACCACGCGAAACACCAAGAGACCAACATACAATCTAGATAAACTAAAAACGGTCCCAGGAAGACATATGTTTAGAGAGGAACTTCAACTAAAAACAAGAGAACGTGAAATAAACAGCTGGGAAGATTTCGCAGATGTtttgacagaaatagctgaaGACAAACTGGGTAAAAAAGAGAAAGATAGAAAGGAATGGATATCAGATGAAACATGGAATCTTATCGAGGAACgaaaacaacgaaaaaaagaTATCCTGCAAGCAAGAACTGTAGAAAGAAGAGCACACCGACAACAGGAatatcaaacaataaataaatcagttaaaAGAAAAGCAAGAAGAGACAAAAGAAGGTGGGCTGAAGAACTTGCAAAACAAGCAGAAACAGCTGCACAACACAACAGAACTAGGGAGCTTTACCAAATTACTAGACGACTAACACAAAAAGGGTTCAACTGTTCGAACATTGTAAGATCCAAAACAGGCGAATTGCTTACTACAACAGATGACCAAGCAGAGAGATGA